From a single Mycolicibacterium mengxianglii genomic region:
- a CDS encoding LLM class flavin-dependent oxidoreductase, with translation MKFGLFNIPYSRDYAAGRRMAKDVIDWDLTLTRWADECGWEEAYFAEHYTLGGEPSPAPDAMIAAASQLTTNIKLGAAAHLLAYHNPISLAHRIMWLDHMTGGRYIAGFAPGAFPSDAQLFNTGKKNAQMMVEAMNILDAVWAKDGPFRIEGEYWTVDMPAYSDDIHGPHLKPRQQRIPVIMTGMQATSPTLTTAGQRGYFPMSQQVHDSVLRQHWSTYEAAASAAGYEPDRGTWRICRDVLVADTDAEARDAYLNGAMGDLWGNYNIPTFIQLGIGDLISGGTIAKEDLSAEWMLDNFHIVGSPETVANKIEALYEQVGGFGTLVSFGHDYANDQEVYRRSFELIGSKVAQLVSHLAP, from the coding sequence ATGAAGTTCGGCTTGTTCAACATCCCCTATTCACGCGACTACGCAGCTGGCCGGCGAATGGCCAAAGACGTCATCGACTGGGACCTCACCCTCACCAGATGGGCTGACGAATGTGGCTGGGAGGAAGCCTATTTCGCGGAGCACTACACACTGGGCGGAGAGCCCAGCCCAGCACCAGATGCCATGATCGCGGCCGCGTCGCAGCTCACGACGAACATCAAACTCGGAGCCGCCGCCCACCTACTCGCCTACCATAATCCGATCTCGCTAGCCCACCGCATCATGTGGCTGGATCACATGACCGGCGGCCGTTACATCGCGGGATTTGCGCCCGGCGCCTTTCCCAGCGACGCGCAGTTGTTCAACACCGGCAAGAAGAACGCTCAGATGATGGTCGAGGCTATGAACATCCTCGACGCCGTCTGGGCAAAGGACGGCCCCTTCCGGATCGAAGGTGAGTACTGGACGGTGGATATGCCGGCCTACAGCGACGACATTCACGGACCGCACCTTAAACCGCGTCAGCAGCGGATACCCGTGATCATGACGGGAATGCAGGCGACATCACCCACCCTGACCACGGCCGGTCAGCGCGGGTACTTCCCGATGAGCCAGCAGGTCCACGACTCAGTGCTTCGCCAGCACTGGAGCACGTATGAGGCCGCAGCGTCGGCGGCGGGATACGAACCCGACCGTGGCACGTGGCGGATCTGCCGTGACGTCTTGGTGGCCGACACCGATGCAGAGGCTCGCGACGCCTACCTCAACGGCGCCATGGGCGATCTATGGGGCAATTACAACATCCCGACCTTTATTCAACTCGGCATCGGCGACCTCATCTCGGGCGGCACCATCGCTAAGGAAGACCTCAGCGCCGAATGGATGCTCGACAATTTCCACATTGTTGGCTCTCCTGAGACCGTTGCAAACAAGATCGAGGCACTCTACGAGCAGGTCGGCGGGTTCGGCACGCTGGTGTCGTTCGGCCACGACTACGCCAACGACCAAGAGGTCTACCGGCGCAGCTTCGAACTCATTGGATCAAAGGTCGCGCAACTGGTTTCGCACCTCGCCCCGTGA
- a CDS encoding GAF and ANTAR domain-containing protein — protein MQRPARWHKVGSVTTLPIPEGDLARLLGDFAIELEDKSDAESTLREIVQSSIEVVPGTCWAGISYIEGTQIEVRAPTDQLVAELDKLQSELDEGPCLSALREQHTVRIDNMAADERWPRFSEAAVERGANSLLSFCLFIRRGTLGALNLYGAKAGVFDDESIFAGEVLAQHASVAMAGDAAEAQFQRAIDSRDVIGQAKGLLMQRNGVDGLHAFRMLTKASQETNVKLVEVARWLVQNHESGLK, from the coding sequence ATGCAACGCCCCGCACGATGGCATAAAGTCGGCTCAGTGACCACATTACCGATCCCCGAGGGTGATCTTGCGCGGTTACTTGGCGACTTCGCAATTGAGCTCGAAGACAAATCGGATGCCGAGTCAACGCTGCGCGAAATCGTTCAAAGCTCGATCGAGGTTGTGCCGGGGACGTGCTGGGCAGGCATCTCCTACATCGAGGGAACGCAAATCGAAGTGCGGGCCCCCACGGATCAGCTCGTCGCCGAGCTGGACAAACTGCAGTCAGAGCTCGACGAAGGCCCATGCCTGAGCGCCCTGCGCGAACAGCACACGGTCAGGATCGACAACATGGCCGCCGACGAGCGGTGGCCTCGCTTTTCAGAGGCGGCGGTCGAACGCGGCGCCAACAGCCTCCTGTCGTTCTGTCTCTTCATCCGTCGTGGAACCCTCGGAGCCCTCAACCTCTACGGCGCCAAAGCGGGCGTGTTCGACGACGAGTCGATATTTGCAGGTGAGGTGCTTGCTCAGCACGCGTCGGTGGCAATGGCCGGCGACGCTGCCGAGGCCCAATTCCAACGCGCGATCGACAGCCGGGACGTCATCGGCCAGGCCAAGGGGCTGCTGATGCAGCGCAACGGCGTCGACGGCCTGCACGCCTTCCGAATGCTCACCAAGGCCTCCCAGGAGACCAACGTGAAACTGGTGGAAGTCGCACGCTGGCTCGTCCAGAACCATGAGTCAGGCCTCAAGTAG
- a CDS encoding MMPL family transporter: protein MLRRITLLAIAAPRRVLAVAAVLMIAAAVFGVPVAQTLSAGGFQDPSAESSRATSLLTEKFKQPAVQLTITVTAPEGVRSPGARAAGLAIVNFLEAAPDTVTVISPWTAPPQAASDLTSTDGTAGLIVAGISGGEQEAPQRAEALAEKLSETVLPEHRDVTVLVGGSAMVFAQINSQTQRDLLVMEAIALPVSFVVLIWVFGGLVAAVLPLAVGGMAIVGSLAALRLTAMVTDVSIFALNLSTALGLALAIDYTLLIVSRYRDEIGGGAPPRDALATTMATAGRTVVFSAVTVALSMAAMVLFPMYFLKSFAYAGIATVVLCAVTALVVTPAAIVVLGPRLAPAVQHRSQPPPTPAQELFWYRWTKAVMRRPVLIGVAVTAVLVLLGVPFLGINWGFPDDRVLPTSASAHQVGDQLRDDFIDDAATAVTIVVPDAEGLAPAAISGYAASLSQVADVVAVNATTGAFVDGAKVGPPVPGTAAVTKGSTFLTVGTTAPLYSEASEAQLDGLRAVPTPGGRAVEFTGMAQVNRDSVAAITSRLPTVLAVIAVVTFVLLFLLTGSVVLPIKALVLNVLSLTAAFGALVWIFQDGHLGAFGTTATGTLIANMPVLLFCIAFGLSMDYEVFLMSRIREFWLASPQADSDNDESVALGLARTGRVVTAAALVMSISFAALIAAQVAFMRMFGVGLTLAVLVDATLVRMVLVPAFMHILGRWNWWAPAPLTRLHQRLDIGERVR from the coding sequence GTGCTGCGACGGATCACCTTGCTGGCCATCGCCGCACCCCGGCGGGTACTGGCCGTCGCGGCCGTGCTGATGATTGCGGCCGCGGTGTTCGGAGTTCCGGTGGCACAAACCCTGTCCGCGGGCGGTTTTCAAGATCCGTCCGCGGAGTCGTCGCGGGCTACGTCGTTGTTGACAGAGAAGTTCAAGCAACCGGCCGTGCAGTTGACCATCACCGTCACCGCGCCCGAAGGGGTCCGCAGTCCCGGGGCCCGCGCCGCGGGGCTGGCGATCGTCAACTTCCTCGAGGCGGCCCCCGACACGGTGACCGTCATTTCGCCGTGGACCGCCCCGCCGCAGGCCGCATCCGACCTGACCAGCACCGACGGCACCGCCGGACTGATCGTCGCCGGTATCTCCGGTGGCGAGCAGGAAGCGCCCCAGCGCGCCGAAGCGCTCGCCGAGAAGCTGTCAGAGACGGTGCTACCCGAACACCGCGACGTGACGGTGTTGGTCGGGGGGTCGGCGATGGTCTTCGCACAGATCAACTCCCAGACCCAGCGGGACCTTCTCGTCATGGAAGCCATCGCTCTTCCGGTCAGTTTTGTGGTGCTGATCTGGGTGTTCGGCGGGTTGGTGGCGGCGGTGCTGCCCCTTGCCGTGGGCGGCATGGCCATCGTCGGGTCGCTGGCCGCCCTGCGGTTGACGGCAATGGTCACCGATGTCTCGATCTTCGCGCTGAACCTTTCCACCGCACTGGGTCTGGCCTTGGCCATCGACTACACACTGCTGATCGTCAGCAGATACCGCGATGAAATCGGAGGCGGGGCCCCACCGCGGGACGCACTGGCCACCACCATGGCCACGGCGGGACGCACGGTGGTGTTCTCCGCGGTCACGGTGGCACTGTCCATGGCGGCGATGGTGCTGTTCCCGATGTACTTCCTGAAATCGTTCGCCTACGCAGGTATCGCCACCGTGGTGCTGTGCGCAGTCACCGCACTGGTGGTCACGCCGGCGGCCATCGTCGTACTCGGGCCGCGCCTCGCGCCCGCCGTGCAACACCGGTCGCAGCCGCCACCCACACCCGCGCAGGAGCTGTTCTGGTATCGCTGGACGAAGGCCGTCATGCGCCGGCCCGTGCTGATCGGCGTGGCGGTAACCGCCGTCCTGGTACTGCTCGGCGTGCCTTTTCTGGGGATCAACTGGGGCTTCCCCGATGACCGGGTGCTGCCCACCTCCGCCTCGGCCCATCAAGTCGGTGACCAACTGCGCGACGACTTCATCGACGATGCCGCCACCGCGGTGACGATCGTGGTGCCCGACGCCGAGGGGCTGGCGCCGGCCGCCATCAGCGGCTACGCGGCCTCGCTGTCGCAGGTCGCCGACGTGGTAGCCGTCAATGCCACTACGGGCGCCTTCGTCGACGGTGCGAAGGTCGGCCCCCCGGTGCCCGGCACCGCCGCGGTCACCAAGGGCAGCACCTTTCTGACCGTCGGCACCACTGCGCCGCTGTACTCGGAGGCTTCCGAGGCACAACTCGACGGGCTGCGCGCGGTGCCGACACCGGGCGGACGGGCGGTCGAATTCACGGGCATGGCGCAGGTCAACCGGGACAGCGTCGCGGCCATCACCTCGCGGCTCCCGACGGTCCTTGCCGTCATCGCCGTGGTCACCTTCGTGCTGCTGTTCCTGCTGACCGGAAGTGTCGTGCTGCCGATCAAAGCGCTTGTGCTCAACGTGCTGTCGCTGACGGCCGCGTTCGGCGCACTGGTGTGGATTTTTCAGGATGGGCATCTGGGCGCCTTCGGGACCACGGCCACCGGGACGCTGATCGCCAATATGCCGGTGCTGCTGTTCTGCATCGCCTTCGGGCTGTCCATGGACTACGAGGTGTTCCTGATGTCGCGGATCCGTGAATTCTGGCTGGCCAGCCCCCAGGCCGACAGTGACAACGACGAGAGTGTGGCGCTGGGGCTGGCCCGCACCGGCCGCGTTGTCACCGCCGCCGCCCTGGTCATGTCCATCTCTTTCGCTGCCCTGATCGCCGCGCAGGTCGCGTTCATGCGGATGTTCGGGGTGGGGCTGACGCTGGCGGTGTTGGTGGACGCCACCCTGGTGCGGATGGTGCTGGTGCCGGCGTTCATGCACATCCTCGGGCGGTGGAACTGGTGGGCACCCGCACCGCTGACCCGCCTGCATCAGCGCCTCGACATCGGTGAGCGAGTGCGCTGA
- a CDS encoding polyprenyl synthetase family protein has protein sequence MSADWRARVRTEVRAHLADFVTGQCCTELGNTRVDVAADVLAGFVDGGKYVRSTFMYLGWTCGAPEDDAALRASASLELLHAFALMQDDVMDESELRRGRPAAHVRFGQWHSDRQIPGAADRFGESAAILLGDLCLVWAGKMLRESGISFDALARVWPRYDDMRIELAIGQFADLVNGSRSFPTLDEVLDVLRRKSGNYTVRRPLEIGAEMAGCTPEVLHALGAYGTAIGEAFQLRDDLLGVSGSPTVTGKPASTDLAAQKATSVVVAAHQLADTGLRRQLSEVMSSPTLGPADTERWRAMIIASGAVEWIEQLIQERLTLALDSLASTNIPRSTREALAEMAVVCTERTA, from the coding sequence ATCTCAGCCGACTGGCGGGCCCGGGTGCGCACCGAGGTGCGGGCACATCTGGCTGACTTCGTCACGGGTCAGTGCTGCACCGAGCTGGGCAACACCCGAGTCGACGTCGCCGCTGACGTGCTGGCCGGGTTCGTCGACGGCGGAAAATACGTGCGCTCGACGTTCATGTACCTGGGCTGGACGTGTGGTGCACCGGAGGACGACGCGGCGCTGCGCGCGTCTGCCAGCCTCGAACTGCTGCACGCGTTCGCACTCATGCAGGACGATGTGATGGACGAATCCGAGCTGCGCCGCGGCCGCCCGGCTGCCCACGTGCGATTCGGCCAGTGGCACAGCGACCGTCAGATACCCGGTGCCGCAGACAGATTCGGCGAATCGGCGGCGATCCTGCTGGGGGACCTCTGCCTGGTGTGGGCGGGCAAGATGCTGCGGGAAAGTGGTATCTCTTTTGATGCCCTGGCCAGGGTGTGGCCGCGCTACGACGACATGCGTATCGAACTGGCCATCGGCCAGTTCGCCGACCTGGTGAACGGTTCGCGCTCCTTCCCGACACTCGATGAGGTGCTCGACGTGTTGCGGCGTAAGTCCGGCAATTACACGGTGCGCCGCCCGCTGGAGATCGGTGCGGAGATGGCCGGCTGCACCCCGGAGGTACTGCACGCACTGGGCGCATACGGCACCGCCATCGGGGAAGCCTTCCAACTGCGCGACGACCTGCTGGGGGTATCCGGGTCGCCGACAGTGACCGGCAAGCCGGCCAGCACCGACCTCGCAGCTCAGAAGGCCACCAGCGTGGTCGTGGCCGCGCACCAACTGGCCGACACCGGGCTTCGACGCCAACTCAGCGAAGTCATGAGCAGCCCGACTCTCGGCCCCGCCGACACCGAGCGCTGGCGGGCGATGATCATCGCCAGCGGGGCCGTCGAATGGATCGAGCAGCTGATCCAAGAACGCCTCACGCTGGCCCTGGACAGCCTGGCAAGTACCAACATCCCCCGATCGACCAGGGAGGCGCTGGCAGAAATGGCCGTCGTCTGCACCGAGAGGACCGCGTGA
- a CDS encoding TetR/AcrR family transcriptional regulator, whose protein sequence is MKAKNSSSRSEPTRVALMTAALQVITETGVKSVTHRKVCAAANLSLGTVNYHYADLNELLLDAFSFHVDEVSAKYEDSFPIVHDDEDLADAVLRLVAALSEDTNSAILMWELYAEAGRDKSYRRLVRKWSQRAKSGVERFCASNTATALEALWDGAVMQRILGETHLSDPDLRDVVLAIIRLDTARSYPAEMSPPSHRRAADRTTRSRRGLKTTAAATS, encoded by the coding sequence ATGAAGGCCAAGAACTCGTCCAGCCGTTCGGAGCCAACACGAGTTGCCCTCATGACAGCCGCCCTCCAGGTCATCACCGAGACCGGCGTGAAGAGCGTGACCCATCGAAAGGTCTGCGCTGCAGCCAATTTGTCATTGGGAACGGTCAACTATCACTACGCGGACCTCAACGAACTTTTGCTGGATGCGTTCTCATTTCACGTGGACGAGGTGTCGGCAAAGTACGAGGACAGCTTTCCAATTGTGCATGACGATGAGGATCTGGCAGATGCCGTACTACGACTGGTCGCCGCACTCTCAGAGGACACCAACAGCGCGATCTTGATGTGGGAATTGTATGCCGAGGCAGGCCGGGACAAATCCTACCGCCGACTGGTCCGCAAGTGGTCCCAGCGGGCAAAGTCGGGCGTTGAGCGGTTCTGTGCATCGAACACTGCCACGGCACTCGAGGCGCTGTGGGATGGCGCCGTGATGCAGCGCATTTTGGGAGAGACCCACCTTTCTGACCCAGATCTGCGCGATGTCGTACTTGCAATCATTCGACTGGACACTGCCAGGTCATACCCAGCCGAGATGAGCCCGCCCTCCCACCGGCGGGCCGCAGACCGTACGACACGTTCACGACGAGGGCTAAAGACCACTGCCGCCGCGACTTCGTGA
- a CDS encoding SDR family NAD(P)-dependent oxidoreductase yields the protein MLGGKVIVVSGGARGMGAAHVRRLAEEGARVHFGDIEDDLGEKLCATLTSEGLDVVFHHLDVTDSESWQRIMTAVDESDSRVDALVNNAGILDMAGLDDATEHTWRRTIDVNQTSVFLGTKAALPLLRRSQSPSIINVSSIFGLVGGTGYIAYTASKGAVSTMTKSMAFTYGPEGVRCNSIHPGYIQTPMLDKELGELPAGSVETIHEQIPLRRFARADEVSEVVVFLASDRSSYVSGAEIVIDGGLLAGR from the coding sequence ATGCTCGGCGGGAAAGTGATCGTCGTGTCCGGAGGTGCGCGGGGCATGGGCGCCGCGCACGTCCGGAGACTTGCCGAAGAAGGCGCGCGAGTCCACTTCGGCGACATCGAGGACGACCTCGGAGAGAAGCTGTGCGCAACGCTCACCAGCGAGGGATTGGATGTTGTCTTCCATCACCTCGACGTGACGGATTCGGAAAGTTGGCAACGCATCATGACAGCCGTGGACGAATCCGACAGCCGGGTCGATGCGTTGGTCAACAACGCAGGCATCCTCGACATGGCGGGCCTTGACGACGCGACCGAACACACCTGGCGCAGGACCATCGACGTCAATCAGACCAGTGTTTTCCTCGGCACCAAGGCCGCCTTGCCGCTCCTGCGTCGCAGCCAGTCGCCGTCCATCATCAACGTGTCGTCGATCTTTGGCTTGGTCGGCGGCACGGGTTACATCGCCTACACCGCCTCTAAGGGAGCGGTGTCGACGATGACGAAGTCGATGGCATTCACTTACGGACCGGAAGGTGTCCGATGCAACAGCATTCATCCGGGTTACATACAAACCCCGATGCTCGACAAGGAACTGGGTGAACTGCCCGCGGGGTCCGTTGAAACGATTCACGAGCAGATACCGCTACGGCGCTTCGCGAGGGCGGATGAGGTCTCCGAAGTCGTCGTCTTCCTGGCCTCGGACCGTTCGTCGTACGTCTCTGGCGCGGAGATCGTCATTGACGGAGGGCTCTTGGCTGGCCGGTAA
- a CDS encoding APC family permease: MTEFLDPPDAAVRGDAPEPEKFKRSIGLVSNFSLGFTYLSPGAGVLSIFALGLATAGPPSIWWFPIVALGQLLVALVFGEVVSQYPITGGVYPWARRLWGKRYAWMAAWIYIAALVVTTTSVVQFAIPFLANLFRIGLSPGSGVVIGLSLLAVAFALNSTGTRTLALVARIGFYCELVGVVGLGVYLLLFERRNSFGVLFDSMGIAADGSYTWAFMLAALVGLWQFYGFEACGDVAEEVKNPERRVPLAMILTIVVGLVAAFIAYAGFILAAPNLQDIIDGNVADPIPEIVRGSAGDLGMTMLLIVAATIFLSAALSQQAALSRLLYSFARDNMLPASRWLSTLHEEVGGSGAVPRNAMIVSCVAPMLITVWLYFKPDSVVAVTAFAVLGIYVCFQMVVLAALRQRIKGWSPGGPWSLGRAGLVVNVLALVYGIAAMVLLAVPGDPTLGFAERWIVLIGLSVVLVVGGSYMVLARPYGSSDAPEDDAIEVANQLRRKQSSASGN, translated from the coding sequence ATGACAGAATTCTTGGATCCTCCCGATGCGGCAGTGCGTGGTGATGCCCCGGAACCCGAGAAGTTCAAGCGATCGATTGGACTTGTTTCCAACTTCTCGCTCGGCTTCACCTACCTCTCGCCAGGTGCGGGAGTGTTGTCGATCTTCGCCCTCGGACTTGCGACCGCGGGACCACCGTCCATCTGGTGGTTCCCGATCGTCGCGTTGGGGCAACTCCTGGTAGCGCTCGTCTTCGGAGAGGTGGTCTCGCAGTACCCGATCACCGGTGGGGTCTACCCGTGGGCTCGGCGGCTGTGGGGCAAACGCTACGCGTGGATGGCGGCCTGGATCTACATTGCCGCACTCGTGGTCACGACGACCTCGGTGGTCCAGTTCGCAATTCCGTTCTTGGCCAACTTGTTCCGTATCGGACTGTCGCCCGGATCCGGAGTGGTCATCGGACTTAGCCTCTTGGCGGTGGCGTTCGCGCTGAATAGTACGGGAACCAGGACACTCGCACTGGTCGCCCGTATCGGGTTTTACTGCGAACTCGTCGGTGTCGTCGGACTCGGCGTCTATCTTCTCCTCTTCGAGCGCCGCAACTCGTTCGGCGTTCTCTTTGACTCGATGGGGATCGCGGCTGACGGTTCGTACACATGGGCTTTCATGCTCGCTGCCTTGGTCGGATTGTGGCAGTTCTACGGCTTCGAGGCGTGCGGCGATGTGGCAGAGGAGGTGAAGAACCCCGAGCGGCGGGTACCGCTGGCGATGATCCTGACGATCGTCGTCGGATTGGTTGCTGCTTTCATCGCCTACGCCGGGTTCATTCTCGCCGCGCCCAACTTGCAGGACATCATCGACGGCAACGTCGCGGACCCAATCCCCGAGATCGTGCGCGGCAGCGCGGGAGACTTGGGAATGACGATGCTGCTCATCGTGGCAGCGACCATCTTCCTCTCGGCGGCCCTGTCGCAGCAGGCGGCACTGAGTCGCCTGCTGTACAGCTTTGCGCGTGACAACATGCTCCCCGCGAGCCGTTGGTTGTCCACCTTGCACGAGGAAGTGGGCGGCAGCGGTGCTGTGCCTCGCAATGCGATGATCGTGTCCTGCGTCGCACCGATGCTCATCACCGTGTGGCTGTACTTCAAGCCGGACAGTGTGGTCGCGGTGACGGCGTTCGCGGTGCTCGGAATCTATGTGTGTTTCCAGATGGTGGTGCTCGCGGCGCTGCGCCAGCGGATCAAGGGATGGAGCCCCGGCGGGCCGTGGTCGCTGGGTCGTGCCGGGCTGGTTGTCAACGTCTTGGCCTTGGTGTACGGCATCGCCGCGATGGTGCTGCTCGCCGTGCCTGGCGATCCCACTCTCGGTTTCGCGGAACGGTGGATCGTGCTCATTGGACTGTCCGTCGTGCTGGTGGTGGGGGGCAGCTACATGGTGTTGGCCCGCCCATACGGAAGCTCAGACGCTCCAGAGGACGATGCCATCGAGGTGGCAAATCAGCTCAGGCGGAAGCAGAGTTCGGCAAGTGGCAATTGA
- a CDS encoding MFS transporter: MSSVSEGDCSTDTGSEPGAPKLPGEVWVLVAANAVIALGYGVVAPVLPAYARHFGVSISAATFVVTAFALMRLAFAPASGALIQKLGERRIYVSGLLIVALSTAACAFAQTYWQLLLFRSLGGIGSTMFFISALGLMIRISPADARGRVAGLFSSAFLIGSVGGPVLGSLTAGLGLSAPFVIYGAALLIAAAVVFISLRHSSLATPAAEITEKMGLRQALENRAYRAALLSNFATGWSAFGLRIALVPLFVTEVLHRGAGIAGLALATFAIGNVSAVIPSGRLSDRVGRRRLLIVGLSVAGVATMVVGLADSLTLFLITAYVAGFATGMFSAPQQAAVADIIGNKARGGTAVATFQMTADVGSIGGSLLVGLIAQYLSFGWAFAISGVILLIAAVGWLFAPETRPQPVEDEHTPSRPLGPEGGGELP, translated from the coding sequence GTGAGTTCTGTCTCGGAGGGCGATTGTTCCACTGACACCGGATCCGAACCGGGCGCACCGAAACTGCCCGGTGAAGTCTGGGTTCTGGTCGCGGCGAACGCGGTCATCGCGCTGGGGTACGGGGTTGTCGCTCCGGTGCTGCCGGCGTATGCGCGTCACTTCGGGGTGAGCATCAGCGCGGCGACGTTCGTGGTGACCGCGTTCGCGTTGATGCGGCTGGCGTTCGCGCCGGCCAGTGGGGCGTTGATCCAGAAGCTGGGGGAGCGGCGGATCTACGTCAGCGGCCTGCTGATCGTCGCGTTGTCCACCGCGGCGTGTGCGTTCGCCCAGACGTACTGGCAGCTGCTGCTGTTCCGCTCGCTCGGCGGTATCGGCTCCACGATGTTCTTCATCTCGGCGCTGGGGTTGATGATCCGGATCAGCCCCGCGGACGCGCGCGGTCGCGTGGCGGGGTTGTTCTCCTCAGCGTTCCTGATCGGCTCGGTCGGTGGGCCGGTGCTGGGCAGCCTGACCGCGGGGCTCGGGCTCTCGGCACCGTTCGTCATCTACGGCGCCGCCCTGTTGATCGCCGCAGCCGTGGTGTTCATCAGCCTTCGGCACTCGTCACTGGCCACGCCCGCGGCGGAAATCACCGAAAAGATGGGCCTGCGGCAGGCGCTGGAGAACCGGGCCTACCGGGCGGCACTGCTGTCGAACTTCGCCACCGGCTGGTCGGCATTCGGTCTGCGCATTGCGCTGGTCCCGCTGTTCGTCACCGAGGTGCTGCACCGGGGCGCCGGCATCGCAGGTCTGGCCCTGGCCACCTTCGCCATCGGCAACGTCTCGGCCGTCATCCCCAGCGGGCGGCTCTCGGACCGGGTGGGCCGGCGACGGCTGCTGATCGTCGGCCTCAGCGTGGCCGGGGTGGCGACGATGGTGGTGGGGCTGGCGGACAGCCTGACGCTGTTTCTGATCACCGCCTACGTGGCGGGCTTCGCCACCGGCATGTTCTCGGCGCCGCAGCAGGCCGCGGTCGCCGACATCATCGGTAACAAGGCCCGGGGCGGCACCGCGGTGGCGACCTTCCAGATGACCGCTGACGTCGGCTCGATCGGCGGGTCGCTGCTGGTCGGGCTGATCGCCCAGTACCTGTCCTTCGGGTGGGCGTTCGCCATCAGTGGGGTGATCCTGCTCATCGCGGCTGTCGGCTGGTTGTTCGCCCCGGAGACCAGGCCCCAGCCGGTCGAAGACGAGCACACCCCGTCGCGTCCACTCGGCCCAGAGGGCGGAGGGGAGCTGCCCTGA